A genomic region of Gossypium hirsutum isolate 1008001.06 chromosome D01, Gossypium_hirsutum_v2.1, whole genome shotgun sequence contains the following coding sequences:
- the LOC107921627 gene encoding insulin-degrading enzyme-like 1, peroxisomal produces the protein MHFVINLTLQKHLSLESHPFHNFSTGNWDTLYVRPKAKGVDTRQELLKFYEDKYSANLMHLVVYSKESLDKIQCLVEDKFQEIQNSDRSHFQFPGQPCTSEHLQILVRAVPVKQGHKLRIVWPITPSILHYKDGPCKYLGHLIGHKGEGSLFYVLKRLGWATGLSAGEGVCTSEFSFFKVVIGLTDAGQDRMQDVIGLLFRYIQLLQESGVCKWIFDELSAICETGFHYKDRISPMYYVLNISSNMQRYPEKDWLVGSSLPSDFNPTTIQKILNELSPESVRSFWESKKFEGLTDKVEPWYGTAYSIEKVSPSTIQAWMSSAPNENLHLPAPNVFIPTDLSIKNAQEKIKLPVSLRKSSYSKLWYKPDTVFFTPKAYVKINFDCPHAINSSETEVLTDLFTRLLMDYLNEYAYYARVAGLRYHVRCTDSGFQVTLVGYNHKLRILLETIVDKIAKFEVKPDRFSVIKEMAIKDYQNWKFQQPYEQAKDYFSLILEDQSWPWMEQLEVLPCLNAEDLAKFAPIMLSRAFLECYIAGNIVHEEAVSMIHHVEDVFFKGSNPICQPLFPSQILRNRVVKLGKGMNYCYSKEGLNPSDENSALVHYIQVHRDDFKLNVKLQLVAFIAEQAAFHQLRSVEQLGYITLLRLRNDSGIHGLQFIIQSTVKDPGLMKLVQHAANSTTCRPRRPSHAGAADASLFCLFCNS, from the exons ATGCATTTTGTTATCAATTTAACG CTTCAGAAACATCTAAGCTTGGAAAGTCATCCATTTCATAACTTCAGCACAG GGAATTGGGATACTTTATATGTTAGACCAAAAGCAAAGGGAGTAGACACAAGGCAAGAACTCCTTAAATTCTATGAAGACAAATATTCAGCCAACCTCATGCATCTGGTTGTTTATTCAAAAG AAAGCCTTGATAAAATTCAATGTCTGGTGGAGGACAAGTTCCAGGAAATTCAAAACTCTGATAGAAGCCATTTCCAGTTTCCTGGTCAGCCTTGCACATCAGAACACCTTCAG ATTCTTGTCAGAGCTGTTCCAGTAAAACAAGGCCACAAATTAAGGATTGTATGGCCAATTACTCCCAGCATTCTTCATTACAAAGACGGGCCATGCAAGTATCTTGGTCATCTCATTGGCCATAAAGGAGAAGGATCTTTATTTTATGTCTTGAAAAGATTAG GATGGGCTACTGGATTGTCTGCTGGTGAAGGTGTTTGCACTTCAGAGTTTTCTTTCTTCAAAGTAGTAATTGGTCTTACTGATGCTGGCCAgg ATCGCATGCAAGATGTAATAGGGTTACTATTTAGATATATTCAGCTGTTGCAGGAATCTGGTGTTTGTAAATGGATATTTGATGAG CTATCAGCTATTTGCGAGACAGGATTTCACTATAAGGACAGAATCTCTCCTATGTACTATGTTCTAAATATTTCATCAAACATGCAG AGATATCCTGAAAAAGATTGGTTGGTTGGATCATCATTGCCTTCGGATTTCAATCCAACCACCATACAGAAGATACTAAATGAGCTTTCTCCGGAGAGTGTTAG aaGCTTTTGGGAGTCAAAGAAATTTGAAGGACTGACTGACAAGGTTGAGCCATGGTATGGTACTGCATATTCCATTGAGAAAGTTAGCCCCTCAACAATTCAG GCATGGATGTCCTCAGCTCCTAATGAAAACCTGCATCTACCAGCACCTAATGTCTTTATACCAACAGACTTATCTATTAAGAATGCACAAGAGAAG ATCAAGCTTCCAGTTTCGTTAAGAAAGTCATCCTATTCAAAATTATGGTACAAGCCTGATACAGTGTTCTTTACTCCAAAGGCATATGTTAAGATAAACTTTGACTGCCCCCATGCTATCAACTCTTCCGAAACTGAGGTTCTTACAGATCTTTTTACACGGTTATTGATGGATTACTTGAATGAATATG CTTATTATGCTCGAGTTGCTGGTCTTCGTTATCATGTAAGGTGCACAGATAGTGGTTTTCAg GTGACATTGGTTGGTTATAATCACAAATTGAGGATCTTGCTAGAGACCATAGTCgacaaaattgcaaaatttgaagtGAAACCTGACAGGTTTTCAGTAATCAAG GAAATGGCAATTAAAGACTATCAAAATTGGAAGTTCCAGCAGCCCTATGAACAGGCTAAGGACTATTTCTCACTAATACTAGAGGATCAATCATGGCCTTGGATGGAACAACTTGAAGTTTTGCCTTGTCTTAATGCGGAAGACCTTGCAAAATTTGCTCCAATCATGCTCTCACGGGCCTTTTTAGAGTGTTACATAGCAG GAAACATTGTACATGAGGAAGCAGTATCAATGATTCATCACGTTGAAGATGTGTTCTTTAAGGGTTCAAACCCTATATGCCAACCGCTGTTTCCATCCCAGATTCTAAGAAATAGAGTAGTTAAACTTGGAAAAGGCATGAATTACTGCTACAGTAAGGAAGGCCTCAATCCAAGTGATGAGAATTCTGCCTTAGTCCACTATATCCAG GTTCATCGGGATGATTTTAAACTGAATGTGAAGCTTCAGCTTGTTGCTTTTATTGCAGAGCAAGCTGCCTTCCATCAGCTTAGATCCGTTGAGCAGCTGGGATACATTACTCTCCTCAGGCTGAG GAATGATTCCGGTATCCATGGGTTGCAGTTCATTATCCAGTCTACAGTAAAG GATCCTGGACtgatgaagttggttcagcatgcagcaaactcgaCAACATGCAGGCCAAGAAGACCAAGTCATGCAGGAGCTGCTGATgcaagcttattttgtttattttgtaattcctag